Genomic window (bacterium):
GCCGCCGGAGACCGACGCGGCGGACGTCGCCGCGCGGCGCACGCCGGCGCTGCGCCGCCTCGCCTACGAGGAGTTCTTTTTCCTCGAGCTCGGCCTCGCGCTGCGGCGCGCGCGGCGGCGCGCCCAGCGCCGCGGCCGGCCGTTGGCGCCGGCGCCGACGCTGCTCGACGAACTCGCCGCGCTGCTGCCGTACCGGCTCACCGGCGCGCAGCGGCGCGCGGCGGAGGAGATCTGGCGCGACCTCGCCGAGCCGTTCCCGATGAACCGGCTGCTCCTCGGCGACGTCGGTTCGGGAAAGACGGCGGTGGCGCTCCTCGCGCTGCTCGCGGCCGTCCGCGCGGGACGCCAGGCCGCGATGATGGCCCCGACGGAGATCCTCGCCCGGCAGCACGCGACGAACCTCCAGGCGCTCCTCGCGCCGGCCGGGATCAAGCTCGATCTGCTCACCGCGGGGCTTCCGGCCGCGCGGCAGCGCGACGCGCGGGAGCGGATCGCCGACGGGCGGGCGCGGATCGTCGTCGGCACGCACTCGCTGATTTCGGACAAGGTCGCCTTCAAGGACCTCGGCCTCGCGGTGATCGACGAGCAGCACCGCTTCGGCGTCGAACAGCGGGCGGTGCTCTCGGAGAAGGGCGCGGCGCCGGACCTGCTCGTGATGTCGGCGACGCCGATCCCGCGGACGCTGGCGATGGTGATGTACGGCGACCTCGACGTCTCGCTCCTCGACGAGAAGCC
Coding sequences:
- a CDS encoding DEAD/DEAH box helicase, translated to MSAPPIVPPSDKLPRKGPPYAPDDPLVRVRGIGPSWAKELEERGARTVADLLDHLPFRHEDRRRPVRLADLRAGEPATTIGDVASLKRVRTRRRGMEILTVSLDDGTAIVPVVFFNRSYLGDYMQPGARLLVFGTPTADMYGPSFRNPEFEILRPGEDPNARLGWSPVYERIGPLSPRRVRAALAEILGGLAPLPDPLPESLRAARGLPAREEALRAAHLPPPETDAADVAARRTPALRRLAYEEFFFLELGLALRRARRRAQRRGRPLAPAPTLLDELAALLPYRLTGAQRRAAEEIWRDLAEPFPMNRLLLGDVGSGKTAVALLALLAAVRAGRQAAMMAPTEILARQHATNLQALLAPAGIKLDLLTAGLPAARQRDARERIADGRARIVVGTHSLISDKVAFKDLGLAVIDEQHRFGVEQRAVLSEKGAAPDLLVMSATPIPRTLAMVMYGDLDVSLLDEKP